The Allostreptomyces psammosilenae sequence CGATCCGCCCGCCGCGCACCACCCGCCCGCCGTCCGGGGCCAGTTCCCCGGCCAGGACCCGCAGCAGGGTGCTCTTGCCGGCGCCGTTCGGCCCGGTCACCAGCAGCCGCTCACCCGCCGCGACGCTGAGGTCGAGCGGTGCCAGCCGGCCGTCGACCCGGACGCCCTCGGCGCGCAGCACGGCGCCCGACGGCCGCCCGGCGCGCAGTGAGGCGGTGAACCGCAGCGGTTCGGGCGGGGGCGGCACCGGCTCGGCCAGCAGGCGGCGCAGCCGTTCCTCGGCGGCCCGGACCCGGCTGGCCACGGACTGCTGGACGCGTCCGCCCGCCCGGTCGTAGGCCATCTTGTTGCCGTCCCGCATCGCCCGGCCGGGGGCCACCCGGCGCGCGGTGGTCGCGGCCGCCTCGCGGAGCCGGTCGGTCTCGGCCCGCCAGTCGGCGTGCGCCTGGGCCTGGCGCTGCCGCGCGGCGGCGCGCTCGGCGAGGTAGCCGGCGTAGCCGTTGCCGTACCGGACGACGTGGTGGCGGTCGCCGTCCACCTCCAGCAGGGTGGTGGCGACGCGTTCCAGGAAGACCCGGTCGTGGGAGACGGCCACGGTCGTGCCGCGCCGGGTGCGCAGGTGCTCCTCCAGCCAGGTCAGGGCGTCGTCGTCGAGGTGGTTGGTCGGCTCGTCCAGCAGCAGGACCTCCGGGGCGGCGGCGAGCACGGAGGCCAGCCGCAGCCGCACGAGTTCCCCGCCGGAGAGCCCGCCGACCGGGCGGTCCCGGCGCAGCCCGGTGAGTCCGAGGCCGTGCAGGGCGCGTTCCAGCCGGGCGTCGGCGTCGTAGCCGCCGCGCAGCTCGAAGACGGTGAGCAGGTCGCCGTACTCGGCGAGGCCGGAGGCGTCGCCGTCGGCCATCGCGGCCTCCAGCCGGCGCAACCGCTCCGCGAGGGACCGCAGCTCGCCGAGGGAGCGGTCGATGACCTGCTGGACGGTCAGGTGACCCGGCAGCGTCTCGTCCTGGGCCAGGTAGCCGATGCCGCCGTCGGCGGAGCGGATCACCTCGCCCTGGTCGGGCCGTTCGCGGCCGGCGAGCAGGCGCAGCAGGGTGGTCTTGCCGGAGCCGTTCTCCCCGACGATCCCGGTGCGCTCGCCGGCGGTGAGGGAGCAGGTGACCGCGTCAAGGACGGGTCGGCCGTCGTAGGTCTTGGTGACGGCGAGGGCGGTGAGCTGTGTGGGCACGCGGACACTCCGAAGCATTCGAGGGCGGTGCGGCCGTGTGGGACCGCGGGACCGGGTGAACGCTTCGGAAGAGCATCGGCGGCTCCTTAGTGCGACAGCAGTTGCATTAGTCATGCTGCCATGGCCGCCCCGGCGGCGCAAGCCGTTTCGGGGTGTGCGCGCCGTTTCGTGGGCGCGAGCCGTTCCGGGGGCGCAAGCCGTTCCGGGGGCGGCCAGGCGTGCGCGGTCAGTCCAGCTCGACGCGGTCGATCAGCCCGGCGGCGGTGAAGGCGTCCACCAGGGCGTCGCGGCCCTCGGTGAAGTGGGCCCAGCCCTCGTAGTGGACGGGGACGATCCGGCGCGCCCCGAGGATCGCGGCGGCCTCCGCGGTCTCGGCGCTGTCCAGGGTGAGCAGCGCGTTGTCCAGCACGCCGGTGCGGACGGCGCCGGCGAACAGCACGGCGGTGTCGACCGGGTCGAAGCGCTCGGCGATCCGCCGGACCCGGTCGAGGGAGGCGTTGTCGCCGCTGACGTAGACCGTGGGCAGGCCGTCTCCGGTGAGCACGAAGCCGACGACGTCGCCGGTGGTCGGCTCGCAGCCCTCGGGGCCGTGCAGGGCGGGCACGCCGGTCACGGTCACGGTGCCGCCGCCCGGGCGCTCCAGCTCGACCGCCTCCCAGTCGGCCAGGCCGCGGGCCGTGCCGCCCAGGCGGCCCGCGCCGCTGGGGGTGGTGAGGGTCAGGGGGACGTCGGCGAGCAGGGCGCGGCCGGAGTGGTCCAGGTTGT is a genomic window containing:
- the abc-f gene encoding ribosomal protection-like ABC-F family protein translates to MLRSVRVPTQLTALAVTKTYDGRPVLDAVTCSLTAGERTGIVGENGSGKTTLLRLLAGRERPDQGEVIRSADGGIGYLAQDETLPGHLTVQQVIDRSLGELRSLAERLRRLEAAMADGDASGLAEYGDLLTVFELRGGYDADARLERALHGLGLTGLRRDRPVGGLSGGELVRLRLASVLAAAPEVLLLDEPTNHLDDDALTWLEEHLRTRRGTTVAVSHDRVFLERVATTLLEVDGDRHHVVRYGNGYAGYLAERAAARQRQAQAHADWRAETDRLREAAATTARRVAPGRAMRDGNKMAYDRAGGRVQQSVASRVRAAEERLRRLLAEPVPPPPEPLRFTASLRAGRPSGAVLRAEGVRVDGRLAPLDLSVAAGERLLVTGPNGAGKSTLLRVLAGELAPDGGRVVRGGRIGYLPQEPRPERPEATLLEAFARGRAGDPAEHAARLLSLGLFAPDRLDVPVGRLSTGQRQRLALARLVSEPADVLLLDEPTNHLSPALVEELEAALAEYDGALVVVSHDRRLRQRWRGAHLAVPARGASRGPVPSGTPAPRGAAAPALRGAEA
- a CDS encoding MBL fold metallo-hydrolase, which codes for MSGVYTTDERVLVRTFGGPTALIQYGGLRFLTDPTFDAPGEYPAGGGRVLTKTAPASGTPDDLGRVDAVLLSHDEHADNLDHSGRALLADVPLTLTTPSGAGRLGGTARGLADWEAVELERPGGGTVTVTGVPALHGPEGCEPTTGDVVGFVLTGDGLPTVYVSGDNASLDRVRRIAERFDPVDTAVLFAGAVRTGVLDNALLTLDSAETAEAAAILGARRIVPVHYEGWAHFTEGRDALVDAFTAAGLIDRVELD